The genomic window TTTATTTTGCTCTTCCTGTTTTTGAAGATTTCCTGCCAGTTTTTTTTGTACTACCGGCGATGGAGAAAAGAAGGTGTCTGCGTTTGTTGTCTGTTTATTGGCCACTACCTGATCTGCGACTTTATCGGCTTCGACCTCAAATTTATCGTTGGATTTTCCTATATTCAATTTTGCCTGTACACCAAAAAAAGATTCCTTCCCCTTGTCATGATGTGACGCGGAGTGTGAAGAATTCAAATTTGTTTTTTTGGTTAAGACTGGCATATTTTACTGACTTACACTGTAATTTGATTTTAAAGCCGAACTTGATCTGGAATAAATTCTGATAAAGTATTTATCTCCGGGAGTAACACTTGCAATATTAAATTCTAAGGTTGAAGGAATATTACCCGGTGATAATCTTTTTGAACCAATATTGGTGTCATCTAAAAAACCGCATTTGATGACCTGAGCGCTAAAGTCTTCTTTGATCCAGGAGCCAACAGGTTCCATATAATCTACATCAATAACGATTTTTAAAGAGTCACTTTTAGAAGGGACAAAAGTTTCGGTGTAACACGTATTTTGATAATTGTGGCAGGAGCCGGATAAATTTAAACGCTTTGTTGAGCCGCAGTCGGGATCTGACAGTTTTTGAACATTACTTGCTGTCTTACTACCCGTTTGCTGTATCGTATGCGTGAGTTCATGCGCAAGCAAATGTTTTCCTTCTTTAGAGTCAGGATTGTATTTTCCTTTGTTGAAATAGACATCGTTACCGTGTGTAAACGCTTGTGCACCCAGCTGTTCGCTCATTTGAACCGCTTTACTGTCGGTATGGATGTTTACGTTGCTAAAATCAGCACCAAAACCAGCTTCCATTTCTTGTTTTGTGGTTGCATCCATTCCGTTACCGTCGCCTTTAGAGCTGTTAAGGTCACTTTCAACCCCTTCATTTACCGAGTTGGACTCATTTAATTTTGCCTGAACTGGTTTTTCTTCTTCCTTATCTTCTTTTTTCTGAACTTGTTTGTCTTCGCTTTCGCAATCGGCACATTTTTTTTGGACTTTCTTGTCTTCTTCTTTATCGGATTTTTTTTGGACTTTTTTTTCTTCCTCTTTTTCAGCTTTTTTCTGTACCTTTTTTTCTTTTTCTTTATCAGATTTCTTTTGTACTTTTTTGTCTTCCTCTTTATCTCTTTTTGGAAGAGATTTTTCTTGTGCCAGATCTTGTTTTTGAACCTTCGAAATGGTTTCAGAAAGGGGTTTCTGCTGTACAGTTTCTTCGCTTTTTGATTGCAGAAGTCCGCCCGTTTTCGGTTTGTTTACCACTTTATCGGCAACATTATCGGCTTCTTTTTCATACTTGTCGCCAACGGTTCCTGTAGTTAGTTTTTTTTGAACTTTAGGTCCAAAAAAAGGTGAAGGGGAGC from Flavobacterium fluviale includes these protein-coding regions:
- a CDS encoding eCIS core domain-containing protein, which gives rise to MREFEHKKAANRSPSPFFGPKVQKKLTTGTVGDKYEKEADNVADKVVNKPKTGGLLQSKSEETVQQKPLSETISKVQKQDLAQEKSLPKRDKEEDKKVQKKSDKEKEKKVQKKAEKEEEKKVQKKSDKEEDKKVQKKCADCESEDKQVQKKEDKEEEKPVQAKLNESNSVNEGVESDLNSSKGDGNGMDATTKQEMEAGFGADFSNVNIHTDSKAVQMSEQLGAQAFTHGNDVYFNKGKYNPDSKEGKHLLAHELTHTIQQTGSKTASNVQKLSDPDCGSTKRLNLSGSCHNYQNTCYTETFVPSKSDSLKIVIDVDYMEPVGSWIKEDFSAQVIKCGFLDDTNIGSKRLSPGNIPSTLEFNIASVTPGDKYFIRIYSRSSSALKSNYSVSQ